One segment of Anopheles stephensi strain Indian chromosome 3, UCI_ANSTEP_V1.0, whole genome shotgun sequence DNA contains the following:
- the LOC118508796 gene encoding uncharacterized protein LOC118508796: MTGSVRALAAILVGILVTTTLLVGSVRAQTGTVFPASEFTFGSFLSTLTICYSNSINSQAFRLTPLTRTFSFTPTTGQMLVRYIQITSPSLHKFYAQIVNGGVGTANPTPTNIVVSSVHGGHLNVAVRIYCGA; encoded by the exons ATGACCGGTTCGGTGCGAGCGCTGGCCGCGATCCTTGTTGGGATATTGGTGACCACTACGCTCCTGGTTGGCTCTGTGCGTGCTCAAACGGGGACCGTATTTCCTGCCTCAGAATTTACGTTCGGTTCGTTCCTGAGCACGCTGACGATTTGCTACTCGAACTCGATCAACTCGCAAGCGTTTCGTCTAACGCCACTAACGCGCACGTTTAGCTTCACCCCAACG ACCGGACAAATGCTTGTACGATACATCCAGATAACGTCGCCCAGTCTGCACAAGTTCTACGCGCAGATCGTGAACGGTGGTGTCGGTACGGCCAATCCAACGCCGACCAACATTGTCGTTTCGTCCGTGCACGGTGGCCATTTGAATGTGGCCGTTCGGATCTACTGTGGAGCATAA
- the LOC118508797 gene encoding uncharacterized protein LOC118508797, which translates to MQQSRVALLLSLTLSQVLVVFCASEAKFGSLVTFGTKQASLKQCYSTTLKANVFSLVPITRVVTFTPQMPVRYITVASKTSGTLSARIVQGGINMDSARPISVALASDYGGRLNAEINAYCA; encoded by the exons ATGCAACAATCGAGAGTCGCCTTGCTTCTTTCACTCACTCTCAGTCAAGTTCTGGTGGTGTTTTGCGCTTCGGAGGCGAAATTCGGATCTCTTGTGACCTTTGGTACGAAGCAAGCTAGCTTAAAGCAATGCTATTCCACCACGCTTAAAGCGAACGTATTCAGTTTAGTACCGATCACGAGGGTCGTCACCTTTACTCCACAA ATGCCCGTGAGATACATTACAGTAGCCTCCAAAACGTCCGGCACACTTTCGGCCCGCATAGTGCAAGGTGGCATCAACATGGATTCTGCGCGACCGATCAGTGTTGCACTTGCATCCGACTACGGTGGACGACTGAACGCGGAAATCAACGCATACTGTGCTTAA
- the LOC118512734 gene encoding uncharacterized protein LOC118512734, whose product MCPGSSAGTVRWLLIGLLVISVSLSLVLAQPPEALNYPNVITYGAFSGTICFSNTVAVKTLTPITTRTFSFVPATAITYVICYNNLLLHPFDAQLVGGGVGATTLTSIVLTSASGKLYANCDVYCAPP is encoded by the exons ATGTGTCCCGGGTCGTCAGCGGGCACTGTCCGTTGGCTGTTGATCGGATTGCTGGTGATTTCGGTCAGCCTATCGCTTGTACTAGCCCAACCACCGGAAGCCCTCAACTACCCGAACGTGATCACGTACGGTGCGTTCTCCGGCACCATTTGCTTCTCCAACACGGTCGCCGTCAAAACGCTCACACCGATCACAACGCGCACCTTCTCATTTGTTCCAGCG ACCGCCATCACCTACGTCATTTGCTACAACAACTTGTTACTGCATCCGTTCGACGCGCAACTCGTCGGAGGTGGTGTGGGTGCAACGACCCTGACCAGCATCGTGCTCACTTCGGCATCCGGCAAACTGTACGCCAACTGTGACGTTTACTGTGCTCCTCCATAA